The following coding sequences are from one Paenibacillus stellifer window:
- a CDS encoding GerAB/ArcD/ProY family transporter, giving the protein MNSAAAQTIGTRQIGLLLIYVIVGDNLFTLPTVVASSAGASGWISVLSGLPVGLLTLWLMYTLCQKYPGSSLIEISRTLLGKWAGSLVAAWYLLYFMMGAALVLREAVDFINTHVLTDTPMRFLMFTGTVCVSFAVLKGIEPIARSAEIFFFTFMAGLLLMLLLTTKDIDTGHILPLMGKGPLHIAEGAMYSIAYPFGESCFLLMLFPFIRHSRHTRRDLLIAGLIGGLMLLLVVLWCLLVLGPYYTGNELYPSYILAQTVNIGHFLERVEVILAINWMFGVFFKCTIYQFSFLNGLARLCRLQEERPLVIPGAFLLFGLAYVISPNITYYMFTINEDYIYWDILNGILLPLILLAASRFRPKRSRTGTGTESESQAQG; this is encoded by the coding sequence GTGAACAGCGCTGCCGCTCAAACCATCGGAACACGCCAGATCGGGCTGCTGCTCATCTATGTCATTGTAGGAGACAATTTGTTCACTCTCCCCACAGTCGTTGCCTCTTCGGCGGGAGCCTCGGGCTGGATTTCCGTACTGTCCGGCCTGCCGGTCGGCCTCCTGACGTTATGGCTGATGTATACGCTGTGCCAAAAATATCCCGGGAGCTCCTTGATCGAAATCTCCCGGACGCTTCTCGGCAAATGGGCCGGTAGCCTGGTTGCGGCCTGGTACCTTCTGTATTTCATGATGGGGGCCGCTCTAGTCCTGCGGGAGGCGGTCGATTTTATCAATACGCATGTTCTGACGGATACCCCGATGCGTTTCCTGATGTTTACAGGGACGGTATGCGTGTCCTTTGCGGTCTTGAAGGGGATTGAGCCGATTGCGAGATCGGCGGAGATCTTCTTCTTTACCTTTATGGCGGGACTTCTCCTCATGCTTCTTCTGACGACCAAGGATATCGATACCGGGCATATCTTACCTCTAATGGGTAAAGGGCCGCTTCATATTGCGGAAGGCGCCATGTACTCCATCGCTTACCCGTTCGGCGAAAGCTGCTTCCTGCTGATGCTGTTCCCGTTCATCCGCCACAGCAGGCACACGCGACGGGATTTGCTGATCGCGGGTCTGATCGGCGGGCTGATGCTGCTCTTGGTCGTACTGTGGTGTCTGCTTGTGCTTGGCCCGTACTACACCGGCAATGAATTGTATCCATCCTACATCCTTGCGCAAACCGTCAACATCGGTCATTTTCTCGAGCGGGTGGAGGTCATTCTGGCCATAAACTGGATGTTCGGCGTCTTCTTCAAGTGCACGATATACCAGTTCTCTTTTTTGAATGGACTTGCCCGGCTGTGCAGGCTTCAGGAAGAGAGGCCGCTCGTTATTCCCGGAGCATTCCTGCTGTTTGGGCTCGCTTATGTGATCTCACCGAACATCACGTATTACATGTTTACCATCAATGAGGATTATATCTATTGGGATATCCTGAACGGAATTTTGCTTCCGCTAATTCTCCTTGCCGCCTCCAGATTTCGTCCGAAGCGTTCACGGACCGGGACCGGGACCGAGTCCGAGTCCCAGGCACAGGGATGA
- a CDS encoding ThuA domain-containing protein: MLRVTVWNEFRHERDSEAVRAVYPEGIHRVIAGFLQEAGMEAGTATLDEPEHGLSEEVLNRTDVLVWWGHVAHKEVSDEVVERIHRRVLEGMGLVVLHSGHMSKIFIKLMGTSCDLKWREAGEKERLWVMNPSHDIAEGIDEYIELEHEEMYGAHFDVPAPDELIFVGWFEGGNVFPSGSTYRRGKGKIFYFQPGHETYPTYYHPDIQRVIANGVKWCRPAERVSPVYGNSQALEPIKSEITL, translated from the coding sequence ATGTTGAGAGTAACCGTATGGAACGAATTCCGCCACGAACGCGATAGCGAAGCTGTCCGCGCCGTCTATCCGGAGGGCATCCACCGGGTGATCGCAGGCTTTTTGCAGGAGGCGGGGATGGAGGCCGGAACGGCCACGCTGGATGAGCCGGAGCACGGCCTGAGCGAAGAAGTGCTGAACCGCACGGATGTACTGGTGTGGTGGGGCCATGTCGCCCATAAGGAAGTTAGCGACGAGGTTGTGGAGCGCATCCACCGGCGCGTTCTGGAAGGTATGGGGCTGGTGGTGCTGCATTCGGGACATATGTCCAAAATATTCATCAAGCTGATGGGCACAAGCTGTGATTTGAAGTGGCGTGAAGCCGGGGAGAAGGAACGTTTGTGGGTGATGAACCCGAGCCATGACATTGCGGAAGGCATCGATGAATATATCGAGCTGGAGCATGAAGAGATGTACGGTGCGCATTTTGACGTGCCGGCGCCGGATGAATTGATCTTCGTCGGCTGGTTCGAGGGTGGCAATGTCTTCCCGAGCGGTTCCACATACCGCAGGGGGAAGGGTAAGATATTTTACTTCCAGCCGGGCCACGAGACGTATCCAACTTATTATCATCCGGACATTCAGCGGGTGATCGCCAACGGTGTGAAATGGTGCCGTCCGGCTGAACGCGTAAGTCCCGTCTATGGCAATTCGCAGGCGCTTGAGCCGATCAAGAGTGAAATAACGCTGTAA
- a CDS encoding aminotransferase class I/II-fold pyridoxal phosphate-dependent enzyme, with product MSISNSQNKWRAQRLSRLGSSIFQDVAAWKVEAAASGADVIDLGIGSPDRGPAPEIRRVLSEAVLREDSYAYPSSEGGLAFRRKAAEWMDFRFGVEVDPETELLSLMGSQDGLSHLALAVCNPGDLAIVPDPGYPIYSGALAVAGVEKWPLPLKAENGFLPDQDAIPAEVLERASFILLNFPGNPVSVKADLAFFERLIALARRWDLLVVHDLAYSEMGFDGYRPVSILQVPGARETAVEFHSFSKSFNMAGCRMGFLTGNAEAVGALRSLKGNIDYGVFEPVQEAAISALDLAMGPKAGEGVGALYERRRDRFIAALGDEGWNVPKPAATMFVWAPLPAAAAARGLDSRGFARELLLAKGVAVIPGDAFGEEGRGFVRIALVEDEERLVEAARRIGAFLRGA from the coding sequence TTGTCTATAAGTAATTCCCAAAATAAATGGCGGGCTCAGCGGCTGTCCCGTCTTGGTTCCTCCATCTTTCAGGACGTCGCGGCCTGGAAGGTCGAAGCGGCCGCGTCGGGCGCCGATGTTATCGATCTGGGCATCGGCAGTCCGGACCGCGGACCGGCTCCCGAAATTCGCCGTGTTCTCAGCGAAGCGGTCCTCAGGGAGGACAGCTATGCCTATCCGTCCTCCGAGGGAGGACTTGCCTTCCGCCGGAAGGCTGCAGAATGGATGGATTTCCGGTTCGGCGTAGAGGTTGATCCCGAGACCGAGTTGCTGTCGCTGATGGGCTCGCAGGACGGGTTGTCTCATCTGGCACTGGCTGTATGCAATCCGGGAGATCTCGCGATTGTGCCCGATCCCGGCTATCCGATCTATTCGGGAGCGCTGGCGGTAGCGGGCGTGGAGAAATGGCCGCTGCCCCTTAAGGCGGAGAACGGCTTCCTGCCTGATCAGGACGCCATTCCTGCAGAGGTGCTGGAGCGGGCTTCGTTCATCCTGCTGAACTTCCCCGGGAATCCGGTCTCGGTCAAGGCCGATCTTGCATTCTTCGAGAGACTGATTGCGCTCGCCCGGAGATGGGATCTGCTCGTTGTCCATGATCTGGCCTACTCGGAGATGGGCTTCGACGGCTACCGGCCGGTCAGCATTCTTCAGGTTCCGGGCGCGCGTGAGACAGCGGTGGAGTTCCACTCCTTCTCGAAGAGCTTCAATATGGCGGGCTGCCGGATGGGCTTCCTCACCGGGAACGCCGAAGCAGTAGGCGCGCTGCGCAGCCTGAAGGGCAATATCGACTACGGCGTGTTTGAGCCGGTGCAGGAAGCCGCTATATCCGCGCTGGACCTGGCGATGGGTCCCAAAGCGGGCGAGGGCGTCGGCGCGCTGTATGAGCGCCGGCGCGACCGGTTCATCGCCGCGCTGGGCGATGAGGGCTGGAACGTGCCGAAGCCGGCGGCGACGATGTTCGTGTGGGCGCCGCTGCCTGCTGCGGCGGCCGCCCGCGGGCTCGACTCGCGCGGCTTCGCGCGCGAGCTGCTGCTGGCCAAAGGCGTCGCGGTCATCCCCGGCGACGCCTTTGGCGAAGAAGGCCGCGGCTTCGTCCGCATCGCCCTCGTCGAAGACGAGGAGCGGCTTGTGGAAGCCGCACGCCGGATCGGCGCGTTCCTGCGCGGGGCCTGA
- a CDS encoding ABC transporter permease subunit produces the protein MNVSLYKQMLKVNAKGIMNYAVGSAFYMLLMIWLYPGIADHTGALDDLVQSMPQGVTNAFNLTTGFQSAESFISGEYYGLILVLILSIVCVQMSTRLMAGMVDRGSMAYLLSAPTTRSRVSGTQALVLVTALAVIMGVTTLAGFLGNAWFLSSEYAFDSGRFLQLNLIAFLLFFAVGGLTFLVSCLANDEKKALGIAGLIAFEFFSLDLLAKISTSLDWLKYATLLTLYRPGEIVGGQADIIVNAIVLLAVGLASFGLGIALFKRRDLPL, from the coding sequence ATGAACGTGTCCCTGTACAAGCAAATGCTCAAGGTGAATGCCAAAGGCATTATGAATTACGCGGTCGGCTCCGCTTTCTATATGCTGCTGATGATTTGGCTCTATCCCGGAATCGCGGATCATACCGGCGCGCTGGACGACCTCGTGCAGTCAATGCCGCAGGGGGTGACGAACGCCTTCAATCTGACCACCGGATTCCAGAGCGCGGAGTCGTTCATTTCGGGGGAATATTACGGGCTGATTCTGGTTCTGATTCTGTCGATCGTCTGTGTGCAGATGTCCACCCGGCTGATGGCCGGAATGGTGGACCGCGGCTCCATGGCTTACCTGTTGTCGGCGCCGACGACCCGCTCGCGGGTGTCCGGAACCCAGGCACTGGTGCTTGTCACCGCTCTAGCCGTCATTATGGGCGTCACGACGCTTGCGGGCTTCCTGGGCAACGCCTGGTTCCTCAGCTCTGAATATGCTTTTGACAGCGGAAGATTCCTGCAGTTGAATCTGATTGCGTTCCTGCTCTTCTTCGCGGTCGGCGGACTTACCTTTCTCGTCTCCTGCCTCGCTAATGATGAGAAAAAAGCGCTCGGAATCGCCGGCCTTATCGCCTTCGAATTCTTCTCGCTCGATCTGCTCGCCAAGATCAGCACCAGCCTCGACTGGCTGAAATATGCGACGCTCCTCACGCTGTACCGGCCCGGCGAAATCGTCGGCGGTCAGGCGGACATCATCGTGAACGCCATCGTGCTGCTGGCCGTAGGGCTTGCCTCCTTCGGGCTGGGCATCGCGCTGTTCAAGCGGCGGGATTTGCCGCTGTAG
- a CDS encoding TetR/AcrR family transcriptional regulator — METKNGFEKRAEMIRRKIINTTLEMLKTWEPKRMRVADIAKEAGVSQVTIYNYFGSKEKLIDQTFRSYLDMTIERFERFMDRPRSVRDFIHFSMEMEREQYSAFRPEQIKTLMIDDQEMFGYVQERYAGTVLPLMIKLVEDGKASGEISPKVSVNAVLAYMNMYIRSSSELLELAQKQEDLNAFLDELTHLFFYGLCGREE; from the coding sequence ATGGAGACGAAGAACGGGTTTGAGAAGCGGGCGGAAATGATCAGGCGGAAGATCATCAACACCACCCTGGAGATGCTGAAGACATGGGAGCCGAAGCGCATGCGCGTTGCGGATATCGCGAAGGAAGCCGGCGTCTCGCAGGTGACGATCTATAATTACTTCGGGAGCAAGGAGAAGCTGATCGATCAGACTTTCCGGAGCTATCTGGACATGACGATCGAACGGTTCGAGCGTTTCATGGACAGGCCCCGTTCGGTCCGGGATTTTATCCATTTCTCGATGGAGATGGAAAGGGAGCAGTACAGCGCATTCCGTCCGGAGCAGATCAAGACGCTGATGATCGATGATCAGGAGATGTTCGGCTATGTGCAGGAGCGTTATGCGGGCACGGTGCTTCCGCTGATGATCAAACTGGTGGAAGACGGCAAAGCGAGCGGCGAAATCTCCCCGAAGGTATCTGTGAACGCCGTCCTGGCGTATATGAACATGTACATACGCAGCTCCAGCGAATTGCTGGAGCTGGCGCAGAAGCAGGAGGATCTGAACGCCTTTCTCGATGAATTGACGCATCTGTTCTTCTACGGTTTGTGCGGCCGGGAGGAATAG
- the fumC gene encoding class II fumarate hydratase, with the protein MEYRMEKDTFGELKVPADKFWGAQTQRSLENFRIGGERMPLEVIRALALIKKVAARVNAELGLLSSDKAEAIAKAADEILQGRLDDHFPLVVWQTGSGTQSNMNVNEVISHRAAELLRQAGRDETIHPNDDVNKGQSSNDIFPSAMHIAAFLAVRDHVLPALEQLKATLAAKAEQYRSLIKIGRTHLQDATPLTVGQEIGAWAAMLERSGRFIEVSMGCLLELAVGGTAVGTGLNAHPEFGDRTAAEIGLALSEPFISAQNKFHALTSHDQLVQVHGTLKALAGDLMKIGNDVRLLASGPRSGIGELRIPENEPGSSIMPGKVNPTQSEAMTMVVCQVFGNDVTIGIAASQGHFQLNVFKPVLIHSFLQSCRLLGDAMLSFDRNCAQGIEANEETIARNLNNSLMLVTALNPYIGYEKAAEIAKLAHKEGLTLKEAALTLNALTEEEFDRMVRPERMI; encoded by the coding sequence TTGGAATATCGGATGGAGAAGGACACGTTTGGCGAACTGAAAGTGCCCGCGGACAAGTTCTGGGGGGCGCAGACGCAGAGAAGTCTGGAGAATTTCAGGATCGGCGGAGAGCGCATGCCGCTTGAGGTAATCCGCGCATTGGCGCTGATCAAGAAGGTGGCAGCCCGGGTGAACGCAGAGCTCGGCCTGCTGTCTTCGGACAAGGCGGAGGCAATTGCTAAGGCTGCTGACGAGATTCTGCAAGGCAGGCTGGACGATCATTTTCCGCTTGTCGTCTGGCAGACGGGCAGCGGCACGCAGAGCAACATGAACGTCAATGAAGTGATCTCCCATCGGGCAGCCGAGCTGCTCCGGCAGGCGGGCCGTGACGAGACTATTCATCCGAACGACGATGTGAACAAGGGACAGAGCTCCAACGATATTTTTCCTTCGGCGATGCATATCGCGGCTTTTCTGGCGGTGCGGGACCATGTGCTGCCTGCGCTGGAGCAGCTCAAGGCGACTCTGGCCGCGAAGGCGGAGCAGTACCGATCGCTGATCAAAATCGGGCGCACGCATCTGCAGGATGCGACGCCGCTGACGGTGGGGCAGGAGATCGGAGCATGGGCCGCCATGCTGGAGAGAAGCGGACGCTTCATCGAAGTAAGCATGGGCTGCCTGCTGGAGTTGGCTGTCGGCGGAACGGCTGTCGGCACCGGGCTGAACGCGCATCCCGAGTTCGGCGACCGGACTGCGGCCGAAATCGGGCTTGCGCTGTCAGAGCCGTTCATCTCGGCGCAGAACAAGTTCCATGCCCTGACCAGCCATGACCAGCTGGTGCAAGTGCATGGTACATTGAAGGCGCTTGCAGGCGATCTGATGAAGATCGGGAATGACGTGCGCCTGCTGGCGAGCGGGCCCCGCAGCGGCATCGGCGAGCTGCGGATTCCCGAGAATGAGCCGGGCAGCTCGATCATGCCCGGCAAGGTGAATCCGACGCAGAGCGAGGCGATGACCATGGTGGTCTGCCAGGTGTTCGGCAACGACGTGACGATCGGGATAGCGGCGAGCCAGGGGCATTTTCAGCTCAATGTCTTCAAGCCGGTGCTGATCCACAGCTTCCTGCAGTCCTGCCGGCTGCTTGGCGATGCCATGCTCTCATTTGACCGGAACTGCGCACAGGGAATTGAGGCGAACGAAGAGACGATTGCCCGGAATCTGAACAACTCGCTCATGCTCGTAACCGCCTTGAATCCGTACATCGGTTACGAGAAGGCGGCTGAGATCGCCAAGCTGGCCCATAAGGAAGGACTCACGCTCAAAGAGGCGGCGCTTACGCTGAATGCGCTGACGGAGGAGGAGTTCGACCGGATGGTCCGGCCTGAGAGGATGATTTGA
- a CDS encoding LacI family DNA-binding transcriptional regulator — MKGKKVTLQDIAKEARVSSATVSYVLNYSEKEKISHKTRLKVFEAARKLNYVPDMTAKALANKKSYLIGVIVNLGEFNLRSKLYQYYEQIDALQSRLHRLGYDVVLLSTQNLTEDIQIGQRRSLDAAFIIDMDTVTLASMVNRFYIPLIFIDGYLGDPLFHEVLVDYDAVFAAEVEPGNTYVVIEQYSSDYVYKCASKYCPEELIFVNRKGASLRDFLASKHGMKGVVVGEVLGLQTENLAGGPLAVVVGDGECSLLRPETRKIVIDQAQKADMAIHVLRNLLSLDNSGDPPKLMYVTPQALG, encoded by the coding sequence ATGAAAGGTAAAAAAGTGACGCTGCAGGATATCGCCAAGGAAGCTCGTGTATCTTCTGCCACGGTATCTTATGTGCTCAATTACTCGGAAAAAGAGAAGATCAGCCATAAGACTCGTTTGAAGGTATTCGAAGCGGCCAGGAAGCTGAACTATGTTCCGGATATGACAGCCAAAGCTCTGGCCAACAAAAAAAGCTATTTGATCGGAGTCATCGTCAATCTCGGCGAATTTAACCTGAGGAGCAAGCTCTATCAATATTACGAGCAAATTGACGCGCTCCAAAGCCGGCTTCACCGGCTGGGATACGATGTCGTCCTGCTCTCGACGCAAAATTTGACCGAAGATATCCAGATTGGCCAGCGCCGGTCGCTGGACGCCGCGTTCATCATCGATATGGATACGGTGACGCTGGCAAGCATGGTCAACCGTTTTTACATTCCGCTTATTTTTATTGACGGGTATTTGGGAGATCCGCTGTTCCACGAGGTGCTTGTCGATTACGATGCCGTCTTTGCGGCGGAAGTTGAGCCGGGCAATACGTATGTGGTTATCGAGCAATATTCCAGCGATTATGTGTACAAATGTGCGAGCAAATATTGTCCTGAGGAGCTGATCTTCGTTAACCGGAAGGGCGCCTCGCTTCGGGACTTTCTTGCCTCCAAGCATGGCATGAAGGGAGTGGTGGTCGGAGAAGTGCTTGGTCTGCAGACGGAAAATCTGGCCGGCGGGCCGCTTGCTGTCGTAGTCGGTGACGGAGAATGCTCCCTGCTCCGGCCCGAGACCCGGAAGATCGTGATCGATCAGGCTCAAAAAGCCGATATGGCGATTCATGTTCTGCGCAATCTGTTGTCTCTAGATAACTCCGGAGACCCTCCCAAGCTTATGTACGTCACGCCGCAAGCCTTGGGGTAA
- a CDS encoding glycoside hydrolase family 13 protein, whose translation MDLSAVIHEPKSALSYMFDAKTLHLRIKTKKNDVKSVTLLAADPFNWRPTVDNPEIYEFALETMARIPMIKEAETRYHDCWFAELTGPSWRRVKYGFVLDDGNRQIFAGCHDFIELPEEWTPPADHSNYYNYPYLLEEDLYKAPAWVKDTIWYQIFPDRFSRGAGRAAEDALPWGSVERDGNDIKFGGNIQGIIDKLDYIRDLGCGGIYFTPLFASPSSHKYDTRDYFSIDPDFGDNALFGNLVDEAHKRGIKVMLDAVFNHCGYEHPFWQDVLKRGQESPYYDYFYILDPNKPVEPDLSSRGYLGEHLNYLTFGYTENMPKWNTGNPGAREYLLSVAEFWAKHYKIDGWRLDVSNEVSHEFWREFRKRIKGVDPEIYILGENWLNSNPWLLGDQFDAVMNYEFSSPVIRFFGTQHKNQEQYSVSDFKAAVNELLVSYPKNVTTTLFNLLDSHDTARILSLCGENADLVKLAYVFLLTYPGSPSIYYGGEVGLSGDEHHNRQCMPWDPKLQNKDLYQVVHKLIALRKQYPAFRTADWNWIAADDSTGTLIYRKRAEGDTLYALIHNSPEAQEVPLPAECRGQGFIDLMTGQPVEGKAAVQLSPYSFLLWHSQETK comes from the coding sequence ATGGATTTGTCAGCTGTCATCCATGAGCCCAAAAGCGCCCTTTCCTACATGTTCGATGCGAAGACGCTTCATCTGCGGATCAAGACGAAGAAGAATGATGTGAAGTCCGTAACCCTGTTGGCGGCCGATCCTTTTAACTGGCGGCCAACCGTCGATAACCCGGAGATATACGAATTCGCACTCGAGACGATGGCGCGGATTCCGATGATTAAAGAGGCGGAGACCCGTTATCACGACTGCTGGTTTGCGGAATTGACCGGACCTTCATGGAGAAGAGTCAAATACGGATTTGTGCTGGACGACGGGAATCGGCAAATTTTTGCCGGATGCCATGATTTTATCGAGCTTCCGGAGGAATGGACACCGCCTGCCGATCACTCGAATTATTACAATTACCCCTATTTACTTGAGGAAGATCTGTACAAGGCGCCGGCTTGGGTGAAGGATACGATCTGGTACCAGATTTTTCCCGACCGGTTTAGCAGGGGAGCCGGCAGAGCGGCAGAGGACGCGCTTCCATGGGGAAGCGTGGAGCGTGACGGCAACGACATCAAATTCGGAGGCAATATTCAGGGCATTATCGACAAGCTGGATTATATCCGGGATTTGGGCTGCGGGGGCATTTATTTCACACCTCTCTTCGCATCCCCCAGCTCGCATAAATACGATACCCGGGACTATTTCAGCATTGATCCGGATTTCGGAGACAACGCTCTGTTCGGTAACCTCGTCGACGAGGCTCACAAAAGGGGCATAAAGGTTATGCTGGATGCGGTGTTCAATCACTGCGGCTATGAGCATCCGTTCTGGCAGGATGTGCTGAAGCGGGGGCAGGAGTCTCCGTATTACGATTATTTCTACATCCTGGACCCGAATAAGCCGGTAGAGCCCGACCTCTCATCGCGCGGGTACTTAGGAGAGCATCTGAACTACCTGACCTTCGGTTATACGGAGAATATGCCTAAATGGAATACAGGCAATCCGGGGGCGAGAGAATATTTGCTGAGCGTCGCGGAGTTCTGGGCGAAACACTATAAAATCGACGGCTGGCGGCTCGATGTATCCAACGAAGTCTCTCATGAATTCTGGCGGGAATTCCGGAAGCGGATCAAGGGGGTTGATCCCGAAATTTACATTCTGGGCGAGAATTGGCTGAACTCCAATCCATGGCTGTTGGGCGACCAGTTCGATGCGGTGATGAATTATGAGTTCTCTTCGCCGGTCATCAGGTTCTTCGGAACGCAGCACAAGAATCAGGAACAATACAGCGTTTCGGATTTCAAGGCCGCCGTCAACGAGCTGCTTGTCAGCTATCCCAAGAATGTGACGACGACTCTGTTCAACCTGCTTGACAGCCATGATACAGCCCGGATTCTTTCACTATGCGGCGAGAATGCGGATTTGGTGAAGCTGGCATATGTGTTCCTGCTGACCTATCCCGGGTCTCCAAGCATATACTATGGCGGCGAAGTGGGACTTTCGGGCGATGAGCATCATAATCGGCAGTGTATGCCATGGGATCCGAAGCTGCAGAACAAAGACCTTTACCAAGTCGTGCATAAGCTGATCGCGCTGAGAAAGCAATATCCGGCGTTCAGAACGGCCGATTGGAACTGGATTGCGGCAGATGATTCCACCGGAACGCTAATCTACCGGAAACGGGCGGAAGGCGATACTTTATATGCCCTGATTCACAATTCGCCGGAAGCTCAGGAAGTTCCGCTGCCAGCGGAATGCCGGGGACAGGGCTTCATCGACCTGATGACCGGGCAGCCTGTCGAAGGCAAAGCGGCTGTTCAATTGTCTCCTTATTCATTCCTGTTGTGGCACAGTCAAGAAACTAAATAG